The window CGTGATCCGCGTACTGCTGGACGTTTGCACCGGCCGAGTCGCCGCCGACATCGAGGACGCTGCCGCTGTTGACGTTCTCGATGCGATACACACCGCCGCCTGTGTCCTCGACGTGCCACTGCTGGTTGTCACCGCCCCAGTACTCGTACTGCTGGATGTTCGCGCCGTCGTCTGTCGACTCTCCCGACACGTCAAGGCCCTTACCGCTGTTGACGTTCTGGATGCCGTAAGTTCCGTCGGCGAGGTCGCCCGAGGAGCCGCCGTTGCCGTCATCGTCACCGGGATCGCCGCCAGGGTCACCACCTGGGTCACCACCGTTGCCACCGTCGGCTTCACTGAACGAGACGGAGGCACTGTTAGAGCCCTGATAGTCCCAGGCCTCGACAGCCATGATCTGGTAGTCGTGACTCCCTAACTCGAGGCCAGCGCTCTCCCAGGCGTCGAAGTGGTTGCCAATGTTGACGGTGCCGCTGGTTCGTGAATTATCCCGGATGCTCCAGTACTGGGTGAACGTTGCCGTCCCCTCGATCGACGGCTCCTCGATGCGTTCGGAGGTGTAGATATCGTAGGTACCGCCGTCACTCTCGTGACTGCCGTGTGCCTCGTCGCCAGGCCGGTACGTCCCGTAGTTCTCGATGATGTAATATTCTACGAGCGGATCCGTTGTCCATCCGTACACGCATAGATAGGAGTTCTCCGACGGGTTGTGCGTGGCATCGTACTCGATCGTCCGACTCGCACCAGGATCCCATCCCATGCCGACGACGAAGTTGCCGGTGTTTTGCCAATCGACGCTGTAACTACCGCCGTCCTCGAGCGTCATCGAAACCACGTCCTCGGTGTCGGTCCAGAACGACACGAACGAGCCATCGTAGCTGGTCTGTTGGTTTTCGGTGAGTGTTTCTTGGGCGGCAGCCGATGTTGCCATCGCTCCAACACCGAGCCCGGTTGCTGCCGCGGCCCCGACTGCTTGCAGGTATCCTCGGCGCGCAAGTTCACTCGAGTCTCCGTCAGAGTCGGTCGACTGCTGGCTGTCCCCTGAGAAATCGGTTACGCTCTTCCCCACCGAAGTACTATCAGTTCGCTTCCCCGCCGCCTTCTCACTGTTGTCATCTGTCATGCTGCGTCTGCAGCTATATCACCATTGTTAATAAAGGTTAGTATTAAATAATTTGGGTTATAAATTAATTTATTTCAGTAGTAAAAATACTGCGCAGGTGCTGGTACCTACCGAGTCCGCTGCTGATCCATCAACGGTGTTGCTGCAAGCCGAGTCAGCTAGGGAACTGATTACCAGCCGCCCCAGCCGCCACCGCCGTCGTCACCACCGTTGCCACCGTCATCGGCTTCACTGAACGAGACGGAGGCACTGTTCGAACCCTGGTAGTCCCAGGCCTCGACAGCCATGATCTGGTAGTCGTGACTCCCTAACTCGAGGCCAGCGCTCTCCCAAGCGTCGAAGTGATTCCCAACGTCGATGGTACCACTGGTTCGCGAATTATCGCGAATGCTCCAGTACTGGGTGAACGTCGCCGTCCCCTCGATGGATGGCTCTTCGATGCGCTCGGAGGTGTACATATCGTAGGTGCCGCCGTCGCTCTCGTGACTACCGTGTTCCTCGTCACCAGGTCGGTACGTCCCGTAGTTCTCGATGATGTAGTACTCCACAAGTGGATCCGTCGTCCACCCGTACAGACACAGGTAGGAGTTTTCTGATGGATTGTGCGTGGCATCGTACTCAATTGTCCGACTCGAGCCGGGATCCCAGCCCATGCCGACGACGAAGTTGCCAGTATTTTCCCAGTCGACGCTGTAACTGCCGCCGTCCTCGAGCGTCATCGAAACCGTATCGTCGGTGTCGGTCCAGAACGATACGAACGAGCCGTCGTGAGTGGTCTGTTGGTTCTCGGTGAGCGTTTCCTGGGCGGCAGCCGACGTCGCCATGGACCCAATTCCGAGACCAGCCACTGCGGTTGCTCCTGCCGCTTTCATGTAGTCGCGCCGGTCGATCAGTTTCGCTGCCGATTCGTCCACGTTGTGCGTCTCGTTGTCTGTCATCGTTCGATGATTGGATACGTCATTTGGTCGCCCGGTTCACGCCTGTCGTGTGGCATACTACCAAACATCATGGTACTCAACCACATCATAATGTCCAACGGCAATTATTGATAAATGTTTCTTATAGTTCTTTACTATAATTATAAAACACGTGCAGTGATAGACCAACCATCGCGTAGATTACTGTTACTCGAGACTGTACGAGAGAGACTGAGTCACCCGTCAACGAACAGGCCTAAAAGAAAAAACGCGCTGCTGTTATTCTACGTCGACTGCCGACTCGGTGTAGTACGTGCGAGCGGTCTTCGGTACCGTTTTCGTGTCCGTAACCTCGAGCTCTGCAACAGACTCGATATCCGTCGCGGAGCTTCCGATGCGGACCTCGTATGGTCCCTCTTCAACTGTGAGGTTCATATCGAGGTCGTGGAACGCAAGCTGGGTCGTGTTGAACTCGAAGGTGACGCGTTTGGACTCGCCAGCCTCGAGATCGACGCGTTCGAAGCCGAGCAGTTCCTGCACCGGACGGGCCTGGCTCGGGTTCGCTGCGTGCGTGTAGAGTTGGACGATCTCGGTACCGGCGCGGTCGCCGGTGTTCGTGACCGTCACGCTCGCAGAGACCGACTCGAGTGGCGTTGCGCTATCAGCCGACAGCGAGATGTCGCCGTACTCGAACTCGGTGTAGCTCAGGCCGTGACCGAACGGATACACTGGGTTGCTGTCAGTGTAGACGTAGTCCTTGTTCGCCGTGTTGGCTTTGCGGTTGTAGTAGACCGGGAGCTGGCCGACCGATTTCGGCAGCGAGACCGGGAGTTTTCCGGCAGGGTTGTACTCGCCGAACAGCGTTTCGGCGATTGCTGGCCCACCTTCGTCGCCTGGCAGCCAGGCGTAGAGAATCGCCGGGGCGTCCTCGGCGATGTCCTCGATTGCGTGTGGTCTCCCACTGACAACGACGACGATGACCGGGGTGTCCGTCTCGAGCAGTTCCGAAACGAGTTCCTCTTGCACGCCAGGGAGCCCGAGATGGGTCATGTCGCAGCCTTCGCCACTGGTTGGGACGCTTGGTTTCTCCTCTTTGTCGGCGTCCACATCGGAGAAGTCGACTGCGGAGCGAGCGCCGACGAACGCCAGCGCAATGTCTGCGTCGTCGGCAGCCTCGGTTGCCGCGTCGAAGCCGTCGGTCGACGGCCCAGAGATCGTACAGCCCTGCTCGTAGGAGACGTCGATTTCGTCTCGCTCCTCGAGGGCGGCAAGCGGCGTGATGGCGTCGGCTTCGTACTCCTCTTCGGGGTAGTGGGCTGCGTAGGCGTAGTCGCCCATGAGCTCTTTCGGATCGTCTGCCTTGGGACCGACAACGGCGACGGAGTCGGCCTCGAGTGGCAGCAGGTCGTCGTCGTTTTTGAGCAGCGTCATCGACTGACGGGCGGCCTCGAGCGTTACGTCGCGGGCTTCGTCGGTGTGGAACGCGTCTGGGGCCTCGTCGGGGTCGACTCGCTCGTTGTCGAAGACACCCTTGCGGAACTTCTCTCGGAGAACGCGACGGACTGCCTCGTTGAGCGTCGATTCCGAGAGGTCGCCATCTTCGACGGCGCTGACGAGATGTTCGCCGTAGTACTCGGTGTAGGGCAGTTCGACGTCGAGACCGGCCTCGATCGAGGCGACGGCACCCTCCTGTTTCGTGTTGATCGTGCCGTGTTCGGTCTCCAAGTGGCGAACGCTGTAGTAGTCCGAAACGACGGTGCCGTCGAAGCCGAACTCACCGCGCAGCAGATCGGTCAGGAGCCACTCGTTGGTCACACATGGAACGCCGTCGAGGTCGTGATAGGCGTTCATCACCGACTCGGCGTTCGACTCGCTGATGACGGCCTCGTAGGGGAACAGATGGGTTTCACGGAGTTCGCGCATGCCGACGTTGAACGACGAGCGGTTCTTCCCACCATCGGTCGCGCCGTGGCCGACGAAGTGTTTCAAGGTTGCGGAGATACCATCATCACGGCCCTCGCCTTGCAGTCCATCCACGTACGCGCGTGCCATCTCGGCGACCATGTACGGGTCCTCACCGAATGTCTCCTCAACACGGCCCCAGCGAAGGTCTCGAGCAACGTCGAGCACTGGCGACAACGCATGCACCGTCCCGATCGACTCGAGTTCGCCACGAATCGTCTCGGTGACGGTCTGGAGCAATGCTGGGTTCCAGGTGCTTGCCATCCCGAGCATCTGCGGGAAGGTCGTCGCTTCCGGACCCATGTACCCGCTAAGACACTCTTCGTGGGGAATCGCCGGAACACCGAGTCGTGTCTCGGTCTCGAGGTAGTCCTGGAGTTCGTTCGTGATGCGTGCAGCGTCGGCCGGTGCGAGGCCACCCTCGCCACCGATTCGGGTCAGGTGACCGATCCCGTCGCCGAGCCACTCCTCGACGGCTTCCTCGTCGAGTTCGTCGTCCGCAGTCAGAATACGCTCTGCGTTGACCGAACCCAACTGTGCGGCTTTCTCCTCGAGCGTCATCTGCTCGAGAAGATCCTCGACTCGAGCCGAGACGGACGCTGTTTCATCCCGATACGTCGCGGTAGGCTGTTCGTCTGTCACATATTGTCCGAGGTGATCGATCATC is drawn from Natronolimnobius sp. AArcel1 and contains these coding sequences:
- a CDS encoding glycoside hydrolase family 11 protein; this translates as MTDNETHNVDESAAKLIDRRDYMKAAGATAVAGLGIGSMATSAAAQETLTENQQTTHDGSFVSFWTDTDDTVSMTLEDGGSYSVDWENTGNFVVGMGWDPGSSRTIEYDATHNPSENSYLCLYGWTTDPLVEYYIIENYGTYRPGDEEHGSHESDGGTYDMYTSERIEEPSIEGTATFTQYWSIRDNSRTSGTIDVGNHFDAWESAGLELGSHDYQIMAVEAWDYQGSNSASVSFSEADDGGNGGDDGGGGWGGW
- a CDS encoding glycoside hydrolase family 11 protein gives rise to the protein MTDDNSEKAAGKRTDSTSVGKSVTDFSGDSQQSTDSDGDSSELARRGYLQAVGAAAATGLGVGAMATSAAAQETLTENQQTSYDGSFVSFWTDTEDVVSMTLEDGGSYSVDWQNTGNFVVGMGWDPGASRTIEYDATHNPSENSYLCVYGWTTDPLVEYYIIENYGTYRPGDEAHGSHESDGGTYDIYTSERIEEPSIEGTATFTQYWSIRDNSRTSGTVNIGNHFDAWESAGLELGSHDYQIMAVEAWDYQGSNSASVSFSEADGGNGGDPGGDPGGDPGDDDGNGGSSGDLADGTYGIQNVNSGKGLDVSGESTDDGANIQQYEYWGGDNQQWHVEDTGGGVYRIENVNSGSVLDVGGDSAGANVQQYADHGGDNQRFYLSDEGNGEYRIEPVHTGAALEVENASSDDGANVQQGSWSGDAHQRWTFDS
- a CDS encoding glycoside hydrolase family 3 N-terminal domain-containing protein; the encoded protein is MTLEEKAAQLGSVNAERILTADDELDEEAVEEWLGDGIGHLTRIGGEGGLAPADAARITNELQDYLETETRLGVPAIPHEECLSGYMGPEATTFPQMLGMASTWNPALLQTVTETIRGELESIGTVHALSPVLDVARDLRWGRVEETFGEDPYMVAEMARAYVDGLQGEGRDDGISATLKHFVGHGATDGGKNRSSFNVGMRELRETHLFPYEAVISESNAESVMNAYHDLDGVPCVTNEWLLTDLLRGEFGFDGTVVSDYYSVRHLETEHGTINTKQEGAVASIEAGLDVELPYTEYYGEHLVSAVEDGDLSESTLNEAVRRVLREKFRKGVFDNERVDPDEAPDAFHTDEARDVTLEAARQSMTLLKNDDDLLPLEADSVAVVGPKADDPKELMGDYAYAAHYPEEEYEADAITPLAALEERDEIDVSYEQGCTISGPSTDGFDAATEAADDADIALAFVGARSAVDFSDVDADKEEKPSVPTSGEGCDMTHLGLPGVQEELVSELLETDTPVIVVVVSGRPHAIEDIAEDAPAILYAWLPGDEGGPAIAETLFGEYNPAGKLPVSLPKSVGQLPVYYNRKANTANKDYVYTDSNPVYPFGHGLSYTEFEYGDISLSADSATPLESVSASVTVTNTGDRAGTEIVQLYTHAANPSQARPVQELLGFERVDLEAGESKRVTFEFNTTQLAFHDLDMNLTVEEGPYEVRIGSSATDIESVAELEVTDTKTVPKTARTYYTESAVDVE